The following are from one region of the Entelurus aequoreus isolate RoL-2023_Sb linkage group LG17, RoL_Eaeq_v1.1, whole genome shotgun sequence genome:
- the LOC133632290 gene encoding gastrula zinc finger protein XlCGF17.1-like has translation MRTHTDNKHSECSTKKRGKKCLSCSVCGQSFTTKTNLTRHMRTHTGEKPFNCSVCGKSFSQNSILTRHTRTHTGEKTFNCSVCGKSFSQNGSLTQHMTTHTGEKPFNCSVCGKSFSRSGSLTRHMTTHTGEKPFNCSVCGKSVSSKSRLTKHMTTHTGEKPFKCSVCGKRFSIKSILTQHMRTHTGEKPFKCSVCGKSVSFKSSLTKHMRTHTCEKPFNCSVCGNSFCHYSSLWRHMRTHAGGKPFSCSVCCKRFPHKADAVKHIRTHKGK, from the coding sequence atgaggactcacactgacaacaaacactctgaatgctctacaaagaagagaggtaaaaaatgtttgagctgctcagtttgtggtcaAAGTTTTACTACAAAGACcaatttgactcgacacatgagaacacacaccggtgaaaaaccttttaattgttcagtgtgtggcaaaagcttttctcaaaatagcattttgactcgacacacgagaacacacacaggtgaaaaaacctttaattgttcagtttgtggcaaaagcttttctcaaaatggctctttgactcaacacatgacaacacacacaggtgaaaaaccatttaattgttcagtttgtggcaaaagcttttctcgaagtggctctttgactcgacacatgacaacacacacaggtgaaaaaccatttaattgttcagtttgtggcaaaagcgttTCTTCCAAGAGCAGgttgactaaacacatgacaacacacactggtgaaaaaccctttaagtgttcagtttgtggcaaacgcttttctattaagagcattttgactcaacacatgagaacacacacaggtgaaaaaccctttaagtgttcagtttgtggcaaaagcgtttcttttaagagcagtttgactaaacacatgagaacacacacttgtgaaaaaccctttaattgttcagtttgtggcaacagcttttgtCATTACAGCTCTTTgtggcgacacatgagaacacacgctggaggaaaaccatttagttgttctgtgtgctgtaaaaggttcccacaTAAAGCAGatgcagtaaaacacataagaacacacaagggaaaataa